In Sideroxyarcus emersonii, one DNA window encodes the following:
- a CDS encoding crotonase/enoyl-CoA hydratase family protein, translated as MKPVQHPHDLLKAEYSQLRTQFDPEYGVLWTLVSQDAVPCVTPELLQDLGDHHRSIEGCRGRLLYGGAFHDIRYSVLASITPGVFNLGGQLALFRQLIRQQDREALLRYAVACIDVIFPRMRHFDMPVATITLLQGDALGGGLEAALASDIVIAERKCQLGFPEILFNLFPGMGAYSLIARKVSPKFAEKMILSGKIYSAEELHEAGLIDILAEEGKGVEAVNEYIKRQERRSNGFLAVQKARHRFNPLTYQELIDITIVWVDAALKLNEKDLKVMDRFVRSQEKLFLHPQVQPSFSDAA; from the coding sequence ATGAAACCCGTTCAGCATCCACACGATTTACTGAAGGCAGAATATTCTCAACTTCGCACTCAATTCGATCCGGAATACGGTGTTCTCTGGACATTGGTGAGTCAGGATGCGGTCCCATGCGTTACACCTGAATTGCTTCAGGATCTTGGAGATCACCATCGGTCAATCGAGGGCTGCAGAGGCAGATTGCTGTACGGTGGGGCATTTCACGATATTCGTTATTCAGTACTGGCATCAATCACCCCAGGTGTATTCAATCTTGGCGGGCAACTTGCTCTGTTCAGGCAGCTGATTCGGCAGCAGGATCGCGAAGCGCTCCTGAGATATGCGGTCGCTTGCATCGATGTCATTTTTCCAAGGATGCGCCATTTCGACATGCCTGTGGCAACGATTACCTTGTTGCAAGGTGATGCTTTGGGGGGCGGCCTCGAAGCAGCACTGGCCAGCGATATTGTCATTGCGGAACGTAAGTGCCAGTTGGGCTTCCCGGAGATATTGTTCAATTTATTTCCGGGCATGGGGGCATATAGCCTGATTGCCAGAAAGGTGAGCCCCAAGTTTGCCGAGAAAATGATCCTGAGCGGCAAGATTTACAGCGCAGAAGAACTGCATGAAGCCGGATTGATCGATATTCTTGCAGAAGAGGGCAAGGGCGTAGAGGCGGTCAACGAATACATCAAAAGGCAGGAACGGCGCTCCAATGGATTCCTGGCTGTGCAGAAAGCGCGGCATAGATTTAATCCGCTTACCTACCAGGAGTTGATCGACATTACAATCGTTTGGGTCGATGCGGCGCTCAAACTGAATGAGAAAGACCTCAAGGTAATGGATCGTTTTGTGCGTTCTCAGGAAAAACTGTTCCTGCATCCGCAAGTTCAGCCCAGCTTTTCAGATGCAGCCTGA
- the ligA gene encoding NAD-dependent DNA ligase LigA gives MASSEVTRRAALLRTQIADYDYWYYVKDLPRVPDAEYDKLFRELQALEAQYPELLTSDSPTQRVGGKPLDMFQPVRHAIPMLSIRTETDISDQGAITFDARVRRELDLNENDPPIEYICELKFDGLAINLRYEQGRLVQAATRGDGETGEDVTQNVRTIHQIPLSLEGMCPNILEVRGEVYMARPDFERYNERQRELGLPTLVNPRNGAAGSIRQLDPALAARRPLKFFAYGLGEKVEGWDWRKTHKEVLKQLDAWGFPVNDECRVVQGAQGLVEFHRRIEAMRDRLPFDIDGVVYKVNSIALQERLGFVSREPRWAVAHKFPAEEQLTVVRDIEIQVGRTGKLTPVAKLEPVFVGGTTVSNATLHNEGEIRRKDVHIGDTVIVRRAGDVIPEVVGVLPERRPPDARAFEMPASCPVCGSHVVREEGEADARCTGGLFCAAQRKQAILHFAGRRMMDVEGLGDKLVEQLVDENIIRSLPDLYRLDVATLAALERMAEKSAQNIVAALEKSKQATLNRFLFALGIRHVGESTAKDLARHFGKLDAIMQASVEQLLQVPDVGPVVAQSIVDFFAEAHNREVVKQLRELGVHWDEHDGVSTQTLPLRGKTFVLTGTLASLSRDEAKSRLEALGAKVAGSVSKKTDYVVAGTEAGSKLDKALELNVPVWDEQQLLEQLKENEKP, from the coding sequence ATGGCAAGCTCGGAAGTGACACGCCGCGCAGCTTTATTGCGCACGCAGATTGCAGATTACGACTATTGGTATTACGTGAAGGATCTACCTCGTGTTCCCGATGCGGAATACGACAAACTCTTTCGCGAGCTTCAAGCGCTCGAAGCACAGTATCCCGAGTTGCTTACATCTGATTCCCCAACCCAGCGCGTCGGCGGCAAACCGCTGGATATGTTTCAGCCGGTGCGCCATGCCATACCGATGTTGTCGATTCGCACCGAGACCGACATCAGCGACCAGGGAGCGATAACGTTCGATGCGCGAGTGCGGCGTGAGTTGGACTTGAACGAAAACGACCCGCCAATTGAATACATTTGCGAGCTGAAATTCGACGGCTTGGCGATCAATCTGCGCTACGAGCAGGGCAGGCTGGTGCAGGCCGCTACGCGTGGCGATGGCGAGACCGGTGAGGACGTGACGCAGAATGTGCGCACCATCCACCAGATTCCGCTATCGCTGGAAGGTATGTGTCCCAATATTTTGGAGGTTCGTGGCGAAGTCTACATGGCCCGCCCTGACTTCGAGCGCTACAACGAACGTCAGCGTGAACTGGGTTTGCCTACGCTCGTCAATCCCCGCAACGGCGCTGCGGGCAGCATCCGCCAGCTCGATCCGGCGCTGGCTGCACGGCGTCCGCTGAAATTTTTTGCCTATGGACTCGGTGAAAAGGTGGAAGGCTGGGATTGGCGCAAAACACATAAAGAAGTGCTGAAGCAATTGGATGCATGGGGATTCCCGGTAAATGACGAGTGCAGGGTCGTGCAAGGTGCCCAGGGGCTGGTGGAATTCCATCGCCGTATTGAAGCCATGCGCGACCGCCTGCCGTTCGATATCGACGGCGTGGTGTACAAGGTGAATAGCATCGCCTTGCAGGAGAGGCTGGGTTTCGTCTCGCGCGAACCGCGCTGGGCGGTGGCACACAAATTCCCCGCGGAAGAGCAGCTTACGGTGGTGCGCGACATCGAGATACAGGTCGGGCGCACCGGCAAGCTGACCCCGGTGGCCAAACTGGAGCCGGTGTTCGTCGGCGGCACCACGGTTTCCAATGCCACGCTGCACAACGAAGGCGAGATTCGCCGCAAGGACGTGCATATCGGCGACACCGTGATCGTGCGCCGCGCCGGCGACGTGATCCCGGAAGTGGTGGGTGTGCTGCCCGAGCGCCGTCCACCCGATGCGCGCGCGTTTGAGATGCCAGCGAGCTGCCCGGTCTGCGGCAGCCATGTGGTGCGCGAAGAGGGCGAGGCCGATGCGCGCTGCACCGGTGGCCTGTTCTGCGCCGCGCAGCGCAAGCAGGCCATCCTGCACTTCGCCGGACGCCGCATGATGGATGTCGAAGGCCTGGGCGACAAGCTGGTCGAGCAACTGGTGGACGAGAACATCATCCGCTCCTTGCCCGACCTGTACCGGCTCGATGTGGCGACGCTGGCGGCGCTGGAGCGCATGGCCGAGAAGAGCGCGCAGAACATCGTCGCGGCGCTGGAGAAGAGCAAGCAGGCCACGCTCAACCGCTTCCTGTTCGCGCTGGGCATTCGCCATGTAGGCGAGAGCACGGCCAAGGACCTAGCGCGGCATTTCGGCAAGCTGGACGCCATCATGCAGGCGAGCGTGGAGCAATTGCTGCAAGTGCCCGACGTCGGCCCCGTAGTGGCGCAGAGCATCGTCGATTTCTTTGCCGAGGCGCACAACCGCGAGGTGGTGAAGCAGTTGCGCGAACTGGGCGTGCATTGGGACGAGCACGACGGCGTTAGCACGCAAACCTTGCCGCTCAGAGGCAAGACCTTCGTTTTGACCGGAACGCTCGCCAGTTTGAGCCGCGATGAGGCAAAATCGCGTCTGGAAGCCTTGGGCGCCAAAGTGGCCGGATCGGTATCGAAAAAGACCGATTATGTGGTGGCTGGCACGGAGGCGGGTAGCAAGCTGGATAAGGCGCTTGAATTGAATGTGCCCGTATGGGATGAGCAACAGTTGCTGGAACAATTGAAAGAGAACGAGAAACCATGA
- a CDS encoding ATP-binding protein yields MKERLDYFIQQVRQREGEHEQSLLRVFFALPIFLYLLVEYYFVTPATVGVPVFIFSAVWFSCSILLVIYILYSRNTSRRRQWVAMFADISAVSVGMLMTQEAGVLFYGIYLWVITGNGIRYGKESLISAYVASLLGFSAVIFLNDYWHDHLRIAVGLWLTLLCIPLYILKLRGQLNDALEKAQAASRAKSDFLSNMSHEMRTPLNGVIGASDLLLSTRLDDEQKDLVSTLKKSAHLLLQLIDNILDLSKIESGKLVSEKVDFDLHKLVNNTLEMFLSQVENKRIGLSVRFTPETCFRLQGDPLHLQQVLINLVGNAIKFTSKGSVELRISTLQQDDHKTALRFEVIDTGIGIPQQAQARIFESFTQADQNITRIYGGTGLGTTISKQLVELMGGQMGVQSEPDIGSIFWFEVTFDKQAHHAQSESKPVLDQLYVLTIGLPRNEQLAVTDYTNSWGIRCEHAASLTHFFTYLIDKNPARPSNLAILCFPQSIGMTAQDFAANIRELRGKQNLSPILLNPDLHNHSEGEYLDAGYSCLLRTPLDKTLLFNALHGIMAPRPSEGVISFKEHYERSTASKRGVRILVAEDNGTSQQIIAKILTHGNHKVDLVENGEQALDKLEENTYDLLILDMNMPFMGGLEVIKVHRALSRQPIETPAIILTANATPEARQECERAGIDAYLTKPVDALTLLDTVARLTLTPAKIDAPELAHPVEQIAKGLINEDTLHHLALLGGNQEDFLQTVIYGFLLETEKLLEALRIALSRQDYATLKELAHILKGSSGNVGAEVLFSVCSRILTLNEAELRRSAADLLEEASGCYPATRASLLHYLNGAHQATV; encoded by the coding sequence ATGAAAGAGCGGCTCGATTATTTCATACAGCAAGTCCGACAGCGGGAAGGCGAACACGAACAGTCGCTGCTCCGGGTGTTCTTCGCCTTGCCGATCTTCCTCTATCTGCTGGTCGAATATTATTTCGTCACCCCAGCGACAGTCGGTGTGCCGGTATTCATCTTCTCTGCCGTGTGGTTCTCGTGCTCTATCCTGCTGGTCATATACATTCTGTACAGCCGCAATACTTCCAGAAGAAGACAATGGGTTGCAATGTTCGCCGACATCTCCGCAGTAAGCGTCGGCATGCTGATGACCCAGGAAGCTGGCGTCCTGTTCTACGGCATCTACTTATGGGTCATCACCGGAAACGGCATCCGCTACGGCAAGGAATCCCTCATCAGCGCCTATGTCGCCAGCCTGCTCGGTTTCTCGGCAGTCATTTTCCTGAACGACTACTGGCACGACCACTTGCGCATTGCAGTTGGGCTTTGGCTCACATTATTGTGCATCCCGCTTTATATCCTGAAATTGCGAGGACAACTGAATGATGCCCTGGAAAAAGCCCAGGCCGCCAGCCGGGCAAAAAGCGACTTCCTGTCCAACATGAGCCACGAAATGCGCACGCCGCTCAACGGCGTGATCGGCGCAAGTGATCTTCTCCTCAGTACCCGGCTGGACGACGAGCAGAAGGATCTCGTGTCCACGCTCAAGAAATCGGCGCACCTCCTGCTGCAACTGATCGACAACATCCTCGATCTCTCCAAGATAGAAAGCGGGAAGCTGGTTTCAGAGAAGGTGGATTTCGATCTGCACAAACTGGTCAACAATACGCTGGAGATGTTCCTGTCCCAGGTCGAAAATAAAAGGATCGGTCTGTCCGTGCGTTTTACGCCGGAAACCTGTTTCAGGCTGCAAGGGGATCCCTTGCATCTGCAGCAAGTTCTGATCAACCTTGTAGGCAATGCGATCAAGTTCACCAGCAAGGGCAGCGTCGAGCTGAGAATCAGCACCCTGCAGCAGGACGACCACAAAACCGCGCTTCGTTTTGAGGTCATCGATACGGGCATAGGGATACCTCAGCAAGCGCAAGCCCGGATCTTCGAGAGCTTCACCCAGGCCGACCAGAACATCACCCGTATCTATGGCGGTACCGGATTGGGTACGACCATCTCCAAGCAACTGGTCGAACTGATGGGGGGGCAGATGGGCGTCCAGAGCGAACCGGACATCGGCAGCATCTTCTGGTTCGAGGTAACGTTCGACAAGCAAGCACATCACGCCCAGAGCGAATCCAAACCGGTACTCGATCAACTCTATGTGCTGACCATCGGCCTGCCGCGCAACGAGCAACTCGCCGTGACCGACTATACGAACAGCTGGGGAATACGTTGCGAACATGCCGCTTCGCTGACCCATTTCTTCACCTACCTGATCGACAAGAATCCCGCACGCCCGTCCAATCTGGCGATTCTCTGTTTCCCGCAAAGCATCGGAATGACGGCACAAGACTTCGCCGCCAACATCCGGGAATTGCGTGGGAAGCAGAATCTTTCGCCGATCTTGCTCAATCCGGATCTGCATAACCACAGCGAAGGTGAGTATCTCGATGCCGGATATTCCTGCCTGCTGCGTACGCCGCTCGACAAGACGCTGCTGTTCAATGCCCTGCACGGGATCATGGCGCCGCGCCCCTCGGAAGGGGTGATTTCCTTCAAGGAACATTACGAGCGCAGCACCGCCAGCAAACGCGGGGTGCGCATACTGGTCGCCGAGGACAACGGCACCAGCCAGCAGATCATCGCGAAGATACTGACGCATGGCAATCACAAGGTAGACCTGGTCGAGAATGGCGAGCAGGCACTGGATAAGCTGGAGGAGAATACTTACGACCTGCTCATCCTGGATATGAACATGCCGTTCATGGGCGGCCTGGAAGTGATCAAGGTGCATCGTGCGCTGTCCAGACAGCCTATCGAGACGCCGGCGATCATCCTGACTGCAAATGCAACACCGGAGGCCAGGCAGGAATGCGAACGCGCCGGGATCGATGCCTATCTGACCAAGCCTGTCGACGCGCTGACTCTGCTCGATACCGTAGCGCGACTGACCCTCACCCCGGCGAAGATCGATGCCCCGGAACTGGCTCACCCAGTGGAACAGATCGCCAAGGGCTTGATCAACGAAGACACCTTGCACCATCTGGCGCTGCTGGGTGGAAACCAGGAGGATTTCCTGCAAACGGTCATCTACGGTTTCTTGCTGGAAACGGAAAAGTTGCTGGAAGCTTTGCGCATCGCCCTATCCAGGCAGGATTATGCAACGCTGAAGGAACTTGCTCACATTCTGAAAGGCAGCTCGGGAAACGTGGGCGCCGAGGTCCTGTTCTCGGTCTGCAGCCGGATATTGACGCTCAATGAAGCCGAACTGAGAAGATCGGCGGCAGACTTGCTGGAAGAAGCGTCAGGTTGTTATCCGGCCACCCGGGCCTCGTTGTTGCATTATTTGAACGGGGCCCATCAAGCTACCGTATAA
- the acpS gene encoding holo-ACP synthase, producing the protein MIFGIGTDIVNVARIEAASARHGAAFASRILSDQELEEYAVQAHPVRFLSKRFAAKEALAKATGHGLRHPVSLRRITIGHDGLGKPIFLFDAQLSAFLQDLGIVRHHLSISDERDAAVAFVILEKED; encoded by the coding sequence ATGATTTTCGGCATCGGCACCGATATCGTCAATGTCGCCCGCATCGAGGCGGCCAGTGCACGCCATGGCGCAGCCTTTGCCTCGCGCATCCTGAGCGATCAGGAGCTGGAGGAGTATGCCGTGCAGGCCCATCCTGTGCGCTTTCTCAGCAAACGCTTTGCCGCCAAGGAAGCACTGGCCAAGGCTACGGGGCACGGCTTGCGCCATCCGGTAAGTTTGCGGCGCATCACCATCGGCCATGATGGTTTGGGCAAGCCGATCTTCTTGTTCGATGCGCAACTATCCGCATTCCTGCAAGACCTGGGCATCGTGCGTCACCACTTGAGTATCAGCGACGAGCGCGATGCTGCAGTCGCATTTGTGATTCTGGAAAAGGAAGACTGA
- a CDS encoding HD domain-containing phosphohydrolase, with translation MPFEIIGQNDNSTAHPTVAIIDDEFTSRIILDRIVRSLQQDVFVQGFPSPLGAIEWLRLNQPDLILVDHLMEEMSGLDVVQAIRRIPHLLHVPIIMITVTTDNEVRHKALELGVSEFLSKPFNHYECQIRCRNLLSLHLHHKEVLHRSEKLEKAVTDATRRILEREQETLFRLARAGEYRDSDTGNHVLRMAKFSRLIAEGMGLDEDRCSLIEMAAPMHDIGKIGIPDNILLKPGKLNHEEFSIMKTHSSIGYGILKNSHSKYISLGAEIALSHHEKYDGSGYPNGLKGKAIPLDARIVAVADVYDALTSERPYKKAWTNQEALEYLYTNKGAHFDPECVDAFMLQFSKVSIIQQQLKDTAPSQKVQVWQ, from the coding sequence ATGCCATTCGAAATCATCGGTCAAAACGACAACAGCACAGCGCATCCGACCGTCGCGATCATCGACGACGAGTTCACCAGCCGCATCATCCTCGACCGGATCGTGCGCAGCCTGCAGCAGGATGTTTTTGTCCAGGGCTTCCCCTCACCGCTGGGAGCCATCGAATGGCTGCGGCTGAACCAGCCCGACCTGATCCTGGTCGACCACCTGATGGAAGAAATGTCCGGCCTGGATGTCGTGCAGGCGATACGTCGCATCCCCCACCTGCTGCATGTCCCCATCATCATGATCACGGTGACCACCGACAACGAGGTTCGCCACAAGGCGCTGGAACTGGGGGTCTCGGAATTCCTGTCCAAGCCGTTCAACCACTACGAATGCCAGATACGCTGCCGCAACCTGCTCTCACTGCACCTGCATCACAAGGAAGTATTGCATCGTTCCGAAAAGCTGGAGAAAGCCGTCACCGACGCGACGCGACGGATACTGGAGCGCGAACAGGAAACGCTTTTCCGGCTGGCGAGGGCCGGCGAATATCGCGATTCCGATACCGGCAACCATGTGTTGCGCATGGCCAAATTTTCGCGCCTGATCGCCGAGGGAATGGGGCTGGACGAAGACCGCTGCAGCCTGATCGAGATGGCTGCCCCCATGCACGATATCGGCAAGATCGGTATCCCGGACAATATCCTGCTCAAGCCCGGCAAGCTGAACCACGAGGAATTCTCGATCATGAAGACCCATTCCTCGATCGGTTACGGCATCCTCAAGAACAGCCATTCCAAGTACATCAGCCTTGGAGCCGAGATCGCCCTCTCGCACCACGAGAAATACGACGGCAGCGGCTACCCGAACGGCCTCAAGGGCAAGGCCATCCCGCTGGACGCACGTATCGTGGCCGTGGCCGACGTCTACGACGCCCTGACCTCGGAGCGCCCCTACAAGAAGGCCTGGACCAACCAGGAAGCGCTGGAATACCTCTACACCAACAAAGGCGCGCATTTCGACCCGGAATGCGTCGATGCATTCATGCTGCAGTTCAGCAAGGTCAGCATCATCCAGCAGCAACTGAAAGATACGGCACCTTCGCAGAAAGTGCAGGTGTGGCAATGA
- the pdxJ gene encoding pyridoxine 5'-phosphate synthase codes for MIKLGLNIDHVATLRQVRGARYPNLIRAALVCEEAGADAITLHLREDRRHIQDADVAALRGMLQTRMNLECAVTDEMIGIALRTRPHDICLVPEKREELTTEGGLDVAKHFDAVQRATQRCLEVGIRVSLFIDADERQLDAAQKAGAPVVEIHTGKYGDADSVAGREQELARIHRAAVHAHALGLQVNAGHGLNYHNVRPIVEVPHIAELNIGHAIISEAVFIGLEQAVKKMKALLAA; via the coding sequence ATGATAAAACTCGGACTCAACATCGACCATGTCGCCACCCTGCGCCAAGTGCGCGGTGCGCGCTACCCCAATCTGATTCGCGCCGCACTGGTGTGCGAAGAAGCGGGCGCAGATGCCATCACCCTGCATTTGCGCGAGGACCGTCGCCATATCCAGGATGCCGATGTGGCGGCATTGCGTGGCATGCTGCAGACGCGCATGAACCTTGAATGCGCGGTGACCGATGAAATGATCGGCATCGCCTTGCGCACCAGGCCGCACGACATCTGCCTCGTGCCGGAAAAGCGGGAGGAACTGACCACGGAAGGCGGCCTGGATGTGGCGAAGCACTTCGATGCCGTGCAGCGCGCCACGCAACGTTGCCTGGAGGTTGGCATCCGCGTTTCGCTGTTCATCGATGCGGATGAGCGCCAACTGGATGCGGCGCAAAAGGCCGGCGCTCCCGTGGTCGAAATACATACTGGCAAATATGGTGATGCCGACAGCGTCGCTGGCCGCGAACAGGAACTTGCGCGCATCCATCGTGCGGCAGTGCATGCCCACGCACTTGGGCTGCAGGTCAATGCCGGGCATGGGCTGAACTATCACAATGTCCGCCCCATCGTGGAAGTGCCGCATATCGCGGAGCTCAACATCGGCCATGCCATCATCTCTGAAGCGGTGTTCATCGGCCTGGAACAGGCGGTGAAAAAGATGAAGGCATTGCTGGCCGCATGA
- the nagZ gene encoding beta-N-acetylhexosaminidase yields MGNGPVMLDVLGKQLTDEDRVRLSHPLVGGVILFARNYESPGQLADLTASIHALRTPPLLIAVDHEGGRVQRFRQGFTRIPPMRELGKIWNEHPKRAKHLAQQVGFVLASELRACGVDFSFTPVLDVDYGSSSVIGDRAFHSEPQAIAELAHSLLQGLRQGGMPTVGKHFPGHGYVKADSHVEIPVDERSYIDIELCDLIPFRQMVNYGLTAVMPAHVIYPKVDPNPAGFSKVWLKDILRGELGFEGCIFSDDLSMEGATVAGGIVQRAEAALNAGVDMVLVCNKPQSADDLLAGLQWDMPVQSKARLAQMHGRPHPRTLAQLHEDADFIKALHEIANIGITEGELPLV; encoded by the coding sequence ATGGGCAACGGGCCGGTGATGCTGGATGTGCTGGGAAAACAACTGACAGACGAAGACCGGGTGCGCCTCAGCCACCCACTGGTCGGCGGCGTGATCCTGTTTGCGCGCAATTACGAATCGCCTGGCCAGCTTGCCGATTTGACGGCGAGCATCCATGCGCTTCGCACACCGCCATTGCTGATCGCAGTGGATCATGAAGGAGGCAGGGTGCAGCGTTTTCGCCAAGGGTTTACGCGCATCCCGCCGATGCGGGAACTCGGCAAGATATGGAACGAACATCCCAAGCGTGCGAAGCATCTGGCCCAGCAAGTGGGTTTCGTGCTGGCTTCCGAACTGCGCGCTTGCGGAGTGGATTTCAGCTTCACGCCGGTGCTGGACGTGGATTACGGCAGCAGCAGCGTGATCGGCGACCGTGCCTTCCATTCAGAACCGCAAGCCATTGCCGAGCTGGCGCACAGCCTGTTGCAGGGGTTGAGGCAAGGGGGCATGCCGACTGTGGGCAAGCATTTTCCCGGACATGGTTACGTGAAAGCGGATTCGCATGTGGAGATCCCGGTAGACGAACGCAGCTATATCGATATTGAACTGTGCGATCTCATCCCCTTCCGTCAGATGGTCAATTACGGCCTGACTGCGGTGATGCCGGCGCATGTGATTTACCCCAAGGTCGACCCCAATCCGGCCGGTTTTTCCAAGGTGTGGCTGAAAGACATCCTGCGTGGCGAACTGGGCTTCGAGGGGTGCATCTTCAGCGACGACCTGAGCATGGAAGGGGCGACGGTGGCCGGCGGCATCGTACAGCGCGCCGAGGCGGCGCTGAATGCCGGCGTCGATATGGTGCTGGTATGCAACAAGCCGCAATCGGCAGACGATCTCCTGGCCGGTCTGCAGTGGGATATGCCTGTCCAGAGCAAGGCGCGCTTGGCGCAAATGCACGGGCGTCCCCATCCGAGAACGCTGGCGCAACTGCATGAAGATGCGGATTTCATCAAGGCACTGCACGAAATCGCGAACATCGGCATCACCGAAGGCGAGTTGCCGCTGGTTTAG
- a CDS encoding cell division protein ZipA C-terminal FtsZ-binding domain-containing protein, producing the protein MSEFQLSLLAIGLIVVAGVYLYGFWQQWRYRRSLGDAFKPSAGDPSAQAAPAKIDPAEAGDPLEEEFPNESISPPTGDVCGLLNDATDYVVTLLLKTPITPAILETLWQRRFDFGKTVLACGLNTHSGLWERLIPESEQTYRAFRIGLQLVDRAGSVSEMRLAGFRDLLGDIAGQLQVELKLPSVEEAVKRAQELDRFCADVDQMIGINLLTSGDRKLFGTEVSNAAGRLGMGLQSDGAFHLLDENGETLFSLGASDGGPFQHHTLNQSRVDSLTLLLDIPRVADPVRRFEQMVALAQELARTLRASMADDQRVALSDGAIAQIRAQVAATEKLMLAGQITPGSAQALRLFS; encoded by the coding sequence ATGAGTGAATTTCAGCTGAGCCTGTTGGCCATCGGACTGATCGTGGTGGCTGGAGTCTATTTATACGGTTTCTGGCAGCAATGGCGTTACCGACGCAGTCTGGGCGATGCATTCAAGCCGTCTGCCGGCGATCCATCCGCTCAGGCAGCGCCCGCCAAGATTGATCCTGCAGAAGCAGGCGATCCGCTGGAGGAGGAGTTCCCGAACGAATCCATTAGTCCGCCAACAGGCGACGTGTGCGGCCTGCTCAACGATGCCACCGATTATGTCGTCACCCTGCTGCTGAAGACCCCCATTACGCCGGCGATACTGGAAACGCTATGGCAACGCCGTTTCGATTTCGGCAAGACCGTCCTGGCGTGCGGCCTGAACACCCATAGCGGTCTGTGGGAACGCTTGATCCCGGAAAGCGAACAGACATACCGCGCCTTCAGGATAGGCCTGCAACTGGTGGACAGGGCGGGATCGGTCAGCGAGATGCGGCTGGCCGGATTCCGCGACCTGCTCGGCGATATTGCCGGCCAGCTGCAGGTGGAACTCAAGCTGCCTTCGGTCGAAGAGGCGGTCAAGCGCGCCCAGGAGCTGGATCGTTTCTGTGCCGATGTGGATCAGATGATAGGCATCAACCTGTTGACCAGCGGCGACCGGAAACTGTTCGGCACCGAAGTGTCCAATGCGGCGGGACGCCTCGGCATGGGCCTGCAATCCGATGGCGCCTTCCACCTGCTGGATGAAAATGGCGAGACCCTGTTCAGCCTCGGTGCGTCCGACGGGGGGCCTTTCCAGCATCACACCCTCAATCAATCGCGTGTCGACAGCCTGACCTTGCTGCTGGACATCCCGCGTGTGGCTGACCCTGTCCGTCGTTTCGAACAGATGGTGGCGTTGGCACAGGAACTGGCCAGGACATTGCGCGCCTCCATGGCGGACGATCAGCGCGTGGCCTTGAGCGACGGTGCCATCGCCCAGATACGTGCACAGGTCGCGGCTACGGAAAAGCTGATGCTGGCCGGGCAAATCACGCCGGGTAGTGCGCAGGCCCTGAGATTGTTCTCCTGA
- the recO gene encoding DNA repair protein RecO → MSNVASKQRIQDEPAFVLHSYPFRETSLVLEVFARRHGRVALVARGARRPRSALRGLLMNFQPLSLSWFGKHELRTLHSAEWQGGQPQLRGTALLCGFYLNELLLNLMARDDPHESLFDYYQQTLQRLAQEEDHAFTLRCFEKHLLQELGYALLLETEADSGRPIVPTRAYRYILERGAVAETADSAQGMPVVGKTLLDMAADNYSDANSARQSKQLMRMLLDHHLAGKTLHTRELMRDLQKL, encoded by the coding sequence ATGAGTAACGTCGCATCCAAACAGCGCATTCAGGACGAACCGGCCTTCGTGCTGCACAGCTATCCGTTCCGCGAGACCAGCCTGGTGCTGGAGGTGTTCGCCAGGCGGCACGGCCGGGTGGCATTGGTGGCACGCGGGGCGCGGCGCCCGAGGTCCGCTCTGCGCGGTTTGCTGATGAATTTCCAGCCGCTGTCGTTGAGCTGGTTCGGCAAGCACGAATTGCGTACCCTGCACAGTGCGGAATGGCAGGGTGGGCAGCCGCAACTGCGCGGCACGGCGCTGTTGTGCGGCTTCTATCTGAACGAGTTGCTGCTCAACCTGATGGCGCGCGACGACCCCCACGAAAGCCTGTTCGATTATTACCAGCAGACCTTGCAGCGTCTGGCACAGGAGGAGGATCACGCTTTCACGCTGCGCTGTTTCGAGAAGCACCTGTTGCAGGAACTGGGGTATGCGCTGTTGCTGGAGACCGAAGCCGATAGCGGCAGGCCCATTGTGCCGACACGGGCATACCGCTATATTCTGGAGCGGGGTGCGGTGGCGGAAACCGCCGATTCTGCGCAAGGGATGCCGGTCGTCGGCAAGACGCTGCTGGACATGGCGGCCGATAATTACAGCGATGCCAACAGCGCGCGCCAGAGCAAACAGCTGATGCGCATGCTGCTTGACCACCATCTTGCCGGAAAGACCCTGCATACACGTGAACTGATGAGGGATTTGCAGAAGTTATGA